CCCGTAGGAGCGTGCTCGGCGCCAGCAGGCTTGCGGATATTAATTGCGGTTCGGGGAGGGGCTTGAAGAAAAAGCCAATGTGGGAAAGAAACTGTCATGACGCTCTGACAGGCCAACAGGCCCCTGTAACTCTGGCtctccttcttggccttgctctTCTGTGGGTTTGGCCGGTAGATGTGGCCTGCTCTAGGTCTCTAACGATGTGGCCGGTAATCTTCTTTAATTTCTAGAGAAATACTGCGGGACGTATTGCACACGGACGAGCACTCCAGCCTCCATGGTCTTCTTTAATTTTTAGCTTCACACTACGTATACGGATTGACCTAGCACCCCATTATGTCAttcaagctttttttttcttcgacaAAAGGAGCCTCGCCTCCGTTTACTTTCCTGTAATTGTGCAACAAATAAGAACATACATGCACATAGCCACCTAAACACATTGAGATTTGCGCAGGCACACCGCACGCTACCCGGCTGGCTGCCCGGTCTCTTAACTGGGATCAGCAAGCAAGCTGGCTGGCTACAGTTCGTCCCGTTGCTTTCAGTTTCAGAGGTAGCACAGGACTCAAGAGCAATATCCATCGAGCAAACTGGGAAGCGATGATAGTACAGTGGTTGTCGCATGATGAACAGTTGGATCCTTTGTCTGAACTACGTCAAGTCGATGTCCCAACGTACGCACAATTGATTCGATCCTTTGTCTGAACTGCGTCAACTCGTTGTCCCAACGTACGTAGAACTGATCGAGCTGTTTTCTTCTGCCTTTTCTGACAattggtactccctccctccctcccagtATACGACGCACGCACGGTCTCGGGATTGCCAATTTCAGTACCAAAATACTcgctccgtttcataatttttgtcgaaatcttacatgtatctagacatcttttaataatagatacatccattttttgacaaatttgagacaagaattataaaacggagggagtataaattatatgacgtaaaaaacatatcattagaaagttcatTTAattacgaatctaatgatatattttttatgaaatatatttatattttggtGGTTAAATTTGTAATCTTGGATATGTGCGTGCCTATATATTGGGACAGAGAGAGCACTGCACAATGATACAAGGAATAAATCTGAGCATCGATCCCAGATTCCCAGCCTTGGCTGCACAAGCTCACCGGTTGCATTCAAAAGTTTTAGAATACTACTGAAACATATAGCAACGACCGAGGAAGCGCAATTGCACGAAGAActttttatactccctccgtcgctcggacggagggagtacaagtttTAGATGGTGACATATTTAGTGCGTACAAGCAAACTATTCACGTTGGCGATTGAATATAAAACACATGGTGCAGATCAAAGATTTGAATCAAAACTCTCACTGAAACAATTGACGGCTAAGTGATCCAGATCATTACAACCCAAAGATCCGTTTGGTGCTACAAATTTACAGAAGTACCAATATTCCGACGAGAAATGAATACAAACCAGAATTCAAGCATGACAAACCCAATCTATGCAaaaattttttttaaggaaaccGCGGTTTAGCAACAAGCGGCAGGCCGGACTTGAGATGCACCGAGAGACCGTTCCTCTCGCGCATGTCCAGCGACGTCCCGCCGGCGGTCTCCCAGTCGAAATGATACAGCAAGCTCGCGAGTGCCATCTTCACGGTCGGCGCGGCGAACTCAATCCCGGGGCAACCTCTCCGCCCGGCGCCGAACGGCACCAGCCCGAAGTCCTGGCCCCTGTAGTCCACGTGGGCTTTGTCCAGGAGGAATCTCTCCGGCAAGAACTCCTCGGCACGCTCCCAGGTCGCCGGGTCGTGGCCGATGGCCCAGGCGTTGATGATGACCCGCGTGCGCGCCAGGACGTGGTAGCCGAGGATCTCGGCGTCATTGGGCGGCTCCCGGGGCACGAGGAGCGGGATCGGAGGGTGCAGGCGCAGCGTCTCCTTGACCACGGCGTTGAGGTAACGCAGCTTGTCCAGATGGTCCTCGGTGACTCGCCCCGCGGCGCCCACGGTCGCCCGGATCTCGTCCTGGAGCTTTTGCATGTCGTCCGGGTGCGTGATGAGCTCCGCTATTGCCCACTCTATCGCCGTGCTCGTCGTGTCGGTGCCCGCCGCGAACATGTCCTGCCGATACAAGATACTCCGTACATGTTATTCTCTACTTACAGTACTATATACAGTGTACAGTGCCGGAACGGAAAATGACCGATCAAGGTGTTGGAGCACGTATTGGTACCAGGATAATGGCCTTGATTTCGGTCGTGTCGAGCCGAACGCCAGCTTCCCCGTCGGTCTCGTTCACGTCCAACAGCACGTCCACGAAGTCCTTGTGGTCGTCCACGCCGTCATCTCCCAGCTTGTGCCTGGCGCCGGCAGgttgacgccggcggcggtggtcatCGATGACCTTCTCGAGCACGCCGTCGAGCGCCTCGAACGTGCGTCTGATCCTCCCCTCCACGCCCCTCACGGCGTCCACCCAGCCCAGACACGGCACGAGCTCCCCCACGGCGCCGTGCCAAGCAGCTGCACGAAATCGCCGAACACCAACCTCAGCTCGCGGCCACGGCCCCCGTCGCGGTACAGCCCGCGCGCGCTCTCGTCCCCGAAGGCGGCGCGCGAGACCACCGTGTTGGCGTAGGCCACGATGAGCTCGCACATGTCCACGCCGGAAGCGGCATAGCGGACGCGGTgcacgagcgcggcggcctcctcctcccggacgCGGCGGAAGGAGAGCGTGCGGCGCGTGTTGAGGAGGTGGACGACGCAGATCCGGCGCGCCTGGCGCCAGTACTCGCCGTAGGGCGCGAACGCCACGTCT
The Brachypodium distachyon strain Bd21 chromosome 2, Brachypodium_distachyon_v3.0, whole genome shotgun sequence genome window above contains:
- the LOC100824789 gene encoding LOW QUALITY PROTEIN: cytochrome P450 71A1-like (The sequence of the model RefSeq protein was modified relative to this genomic sequence to represent the inferred CDS: inserted 1 base in 1 codon), with protein sequence MAVSTLALVILVPALVVSLFYLFRSAKRSPAPPQDGRQLLPPSPGRGLPLMGHLHLLGSLPHRSLRALAAAHGPVMLLRLGRVPAVVVSSAAAAEEVMRARDLAFASRPRSAVAERLLYGRDVAFAPYGEYWRQARRICVVHLLNTRRTLSFRRVREEEAAALVHRVRYAASGVDMCELIVAYANTVVSRAAFGDESARGLYRDGGRGRELRLVFGDFVQLLGTAPXGELVPCLGWVDAVRGVEGRIRRTFEALDGVLEKVIDDHRRRRQPAGARHKLGDDGVDDHKDFVDVLLDVNETDGEAGVRLDTTEIKAIILDMFAAGTDTTSTAIEWAIAELITHPDDMQKLQDEIRATVGAAGRVTEDHLDKLRYLNAVVKETLRLHPPIPLLVPREPPNDAEILGYHVLARTRVIINAWAIGHDPATWERAEEFLPERFLLDKAHVDYRGQDFGLVPFGAGRRGCPGIEFAAPTVKMALASLLYHFDWETAGGTSLDMRERNGLSVHLKSGLPLVAKPRFP